In a genomic window of Streptococcus mitis NCTC 12261:
- the tsf gene encoding translation elongation factor Ts — MAEITAKLVKELREKSGAGVMDAKKALVETDGDIEKAIELLREKGMAKAAKKADRVAAEGLTGVYVNGNVAAVIEVNAETDFVAKNAQFVELVNTTAKVIAEGKPVNNEEALALTMPSGETLEAAYVSATATIGEKISFRRFALIEKTDAQHFGAYQHNGGRIGVISVVEGGDEALAKQLSMHIAAMKPTVLSYKELDEQFVKDELAQLNHVIDQDNESRAMVNKPALPHLKYGSKSQLTDEVIAQAEADIKAELAAEGKPEKIWDKIIPGKMDRFMLDNTKVDQAYTLLAQVYIMDDSKTVEAYLESVNASVVEFARFEVGEGIEKAANDFEAEVAATMAAALNN; from the coding sequence ATGGCAGAAATTACAGCTAAACTTGTAAAAGAGTTGCGTGAAAAATCTGGTGCCGGAGTTATGGACGCTAAAAAAGCGCTTGTAGAAACAGACGGTGACATCGAAAAAGCGATTGAATTGCTTCGTGAAAAAGGTATGGCTAAGGCAGCTAAGAAGGCTGACCGTGTTGCTGCAGAAGGTTTGACTGGTGTTTATGTTAACGGTAATGTTGCAGCAGTTATTGAAGTAAACGCTGAAACTGACTTCGTTGCGAAAAACGCTCAATTCGTTGAATTGGTAAATACTACAGCTAAAGTTATTGCTGAAGGAAAACCTGTTAATAATGAAGAAGCACTTGCTTTGACAATGCCTTCAGGTGAAACTCTTGAAGCTGCATACGTATCTGCAACAGCAACTATCGGAGAAAAAATCTCATTCCGTCGCTTCGCATTGATTGAAAAAACAGACGCACAACACTTTGGAGCTTACCAACATAACGGTGGACGTATAGGTGTTATTTCAGTTGTTGAAGGTGGAGACGAAGCACTTGCTAAACAATTGTCAATGCACATCGCAGCGATGAAACCAACAGTTCTTTCTTACAAAGAATTGGATGAGCAATTCGTTAAAGATGAGTTGGCGCAATTGAACCACGTAATCGACCAAGACAATGAAAGCCGTGCAATGGTTAACAAACCAGCTCTTCCACACTTGAAGTATGGATCAAAATCTCAATTGACTGATGAAGTGATTGCTCAAGCTGAAGCTGACATCAAAGCTGAGTTGGCTGCAGAAGGTAAACCAGAAAAAATCTGGGACAAAATCATCCCAGGTAAAATGGATCGCTTCATGCTTGACAACACTAAAGTTGACCAAGCTTACACACTTCTTGCACAAGTATACATCATGGATGACAGCAAGACAGTTGAAGCATACCTTGAATCAGTTAACGCTTCAGTAGTTGAGTTCGCTCGCTTTGAAGTTGGTGAAGGTATCGAGAAAGCTGCAAACGACTTTGAAGCTGAAGTTGCAGCTACAATGGCAGCAGCCTTGAATAACTAA